The sequence below is a genomic window from Cryobacterium arcticum.
GCACCAGACCGGCACGCCGTGCGCGGCCGCGACGTCATGGATGCGCCGGGCCTCCAGGTAGCCGCCCACCCGCGACGGCTTGACGTTGATGATGCTGCAGGCGCCGAGGCTGATGGCCGCCGCGGCATCCGCCGCCGACTCGATCGATTCGTCCAGGCAGACCGGGGTCTGGATGATCCGGGCCAGGGCCGCGTGGCCGAGCAGGTCGCGTTCGCCCAGGGGCTGCTCGATCAGGAGCAGGTCGAACGGGTCCAGCCTGGCGAGGTGCCGGGCATCCGCGAGGGTGTAGGCGGTGTTGGCGTCCACCTGCAGCAGCAGCCCGGGGCCGAACATCTCCCGCACGGCGCGCACGGGGGCGAGGTCCCAACCCGGCTCGATCTTGAGCTTGATGCGCAGGTAGCCCTGCGCGAGGTAGCCGGCCACGGCCTCCAGCAGCTCATGGAGCGAGTCCATGATGCCCACCGAGACGCCGGCCGGCACCCTGTCGTGCACGGCGCCGAGGTAGCCGCCGAAGGACTGCCCGGCCGTGCGCAGCTGCGCATCCAGGATCGCGGCCTCGAGCACGGCCTTGGACATCTGGTGGCCCTTCACCGGGGCGAGGGTGCGGCCAACGAGCTCGGCCGTGAGAGCGTCGCCCGCGGCCTGCAGCCGGGGTATCAGGTGGTCGCGAATGACCAGGTCGCTCGCGTCGATGAACTCGGAGCTGTAGAGCGGCCGCACCTCGGCTGCGCACTCGGCCCAGCCCTCCGCATCGGCCGTCGACACGTGCACCAGGGTGATCTCGCGTTCGGTGATGGTGCCGAACGAGGTGCGGAACGGCCGCACCAGCGGCAGGCTCACGCGGCGCAGCTCGATGTTCTCGATTCTCATGAGCGGAGTCTAGCCAGACGGAATTTGGGGGCGCATCCCCAGCCATCCGCCCGGATGCGTCGATTAGGGTTCGGAGGATGAGCCGTTTTGCAGAGAGCAGGGTGGCCCGGGGCTTCGTGAACAGTTGGCGGTCGCACCTGCTGGTCACCCTCTCGGGCAATGACGAGGGCCGGCCGGCCTGGGTGGGCACGATGGAGAAGGGCGACGACGCCGGCTTCTTCGGACCGGGGTCGGCCTCCTGGGCCGTGCACGGCGGCATGGCCACCATGGTCGCCGGCATCCGCGCGCTGCTCATGCAGACCCTGCACCCTGGCGCCATGGCGGGTGTGCACGACTGGTCGCGTTACCGGGAGGACCCGCTCGGCCGGCTCAGCGGCACCATCCAGTGGCTGGTCACCGTGACTTTCGCCGCCACCGAGCAGGCCGAGCAGGAGTCGGGGCGGGTGGGGAAGTTCCATGCCAGGGTCGCGGGCCGCTATGTCGATGCCCGCGGCGTCGAACGGGAGTACTCGGCCGGCGACCCCGAGCTGCTGTCCTGGGTGCACGTGGTCTTCACCGACGCCTTCCTGGCCAGCCACCGGCTCTGGGGCGGCCCGATCCCCGGCGGCGCCGACGCCTACGTGCGGGAGTGGGCCACGGCCGGCGAGCTCGTGGGGGTGCAGGGCGCGCCCCGATCGGACGCCGAGCTGTCCGCGCAGCTGAAGGCCTTTTCCGACGCCGGGGTGCTGATGGGCGGCGACCGTGTCGCCGAGGCCGTGCGATTCATCCGCAAGCCGCCGCTCCGACGTGGCATGCTGCCGTTCTACCGCATCATGTTCGCCGGCGCCGTGGCCTCGATCCCGGTGGAGTACCGGCGGATGCTGGGCCTGCGCCGCAGCCCGTTCCCGGTGGTGTGGGCCACGGGCGCCGTGCTCGGCCTGGTGCGCGTTCTACTCGGCGCCTCGTCGACCTCCGAAGACGCCGCCCGCGCCCGGATCAGCCGACTGGAGTCCGCCGGTTCGGTTGCAGGTTCGACCGGAGCGTGAGAGCGGTGGCGAGGGCCGCGGCGACCACCAGGGCGGCCCCGAGAGACAAGACCAGCGCGCTCGGCCGCACGATCGACTCACCGGCGAGGGCCTGCCCGGTCACCAGCGCCAACACCCCCAGGTAGAGACCCACCAGTACGCGCAGCACACCGCGGCGGGCGAGCGGATGCGCCAGCAGGGTGATCCGTCTGCCCAGCAGCTCCAGCAGCAGGGCCGCCAGCGGCAGCACCTGCAGGGCGTGCATGCCCACGAAGTGCGGGATCCGCAGGTCGCCGGCCACCGTGCTCCAGCCGAGCACCGGCAGGCCGGGCCCGCCGTCGGCGACCCCCACGGTGTGCGCGCCCACGATGCCCTGGTAGTCGTCGAGCTGGGCCGCGGTGGGCCCGGTCATCAGGAACGCCAGGCCCATTCCGACGAGGGCGATGATCAGGCCGGAGCGGATGGCGAGGGCGCGCGCCGGATCGCCCAGCGCGGTGCGGAGCAGCACGATGGCGATGGGAACCGCGGCCAGCCATACGATCACGATCGACACGGCCATGATCGCCCAGAGGGCGGCGTGAAAGCCGTCGGACACGTTGAAGTGGCTGGTGACGCCGGCCACGGCCGCCCCGACGATGATGACCATCTCCACGACCAGGAAGACCGCCGCGACGGTGCCGGCCCACCAGGCCACTCGACGGGCGGATAGGCGGCGGTGGCCGGCGACCCCGCCGGGCAGCAGTCCGATCAGCCAGGACAGGGTCACCGCATAGATGCCCACCGAGAGCGCGAACTTGAGAGGCTTGGCCCAGAGCGGCGCGCCCGTGACCGTGCGTGGATCGATGAAGAGGCCGATGAGCGCGACGACAGCGAGGCCGGCCATGGCCACGGCCAACCACAGCAGTGGGCGATGCCAGCGGATAGCCGGGGGCGCGGGGTTCATAGCGGCAGTCATCGTGCGCCTCCCGCGTATCGCGTCGAGGTGACGTGCTCCTGGGCGGCCCGGCGCAGCCCGGCGAAGAGGGCGTCGCCGAGCACGGTGCCGATGACCACCATCTCGGTCTTCGACTCACGGTCGTCCCGGACGTCGATCTCGTCGAGGTCGGCCTCGGCCACGGCGAGCGCCGCGGCCGCATAACCGGGCACCCAGCCGCTGAGGTCGGGCTGGCCGAGCTCGGCGAAGGTCTGCAGCACCCGGGCCGCGGCCAGACGGCCGGGGTTCTCCGGTGACACGTGCCATCCGCTCAGCGCCTCGTCGACCTGGGCCACGGCGTCGGCCGAGAGAGTAGCCGGGTCGATCAGCGGCGACACCGTGCGCTGGGCGATGTCGAAGGTGTGCGCGAGGCCCAGGTCGGAGTCGATGGCATCGATCACCTGATGGGCGGCGGCGACGCTGAGGCCGCCCACCTCCAGCAGCCCCCGGATGACGCGCAACCGGCGCAGGTGCTCGGGCCCGTACAGTGACTGGTTCGGGCCGCTTCTTTCCCCCGCCGGCAGCAGACCCTCGCGGAGGTAGTACTTGATGGTTGCCACGGGAATTCCGCTCGTGGCGCTCAGCTCAGCCATTCTCATACGGATAGTGTAACTATCGGATAGCGTCACTGTCTATACCTGATGCCGGCGACTCCGCACATTCCGTCCCGCCGATTACAGTTGCACAGTGCCCCAACGCCCCACCATTGCCACCAGCTCCGCCGCCGCGTCCATCCCCACCCCGCCCACCGTGCGTGCCACGTTGCGCAGCCCGAAGGCGCTCAGCGTCGAGGTGCTCGCCGGCGTCGTGACCACCCTGGCGCTCATCCCCGAGGTGATCTCGTTCTCGATCATCGCCGGAGTCGACCCCAAGGTCAGCCTCATCGCCTCCGTGGTGCTGGCCGTGTCGATGTCGTTCCTCGGCGGCCGGTCGGCCATGATCACGGCCGCTGCCGGCGCCGTCGCCCTCGTGGTCGCCCCGCTCGTGAAGGACCACGGCGTGGAGTACCTGCTGCCCGCGGTGCTGCTGGCCGGACTCGTGCAGATCCTCTTCGGCGTCACGGGCCTGGCCCGGCTGATGCGCTTCATCCCCCGGTCGGTGATGATCGGCTTCGTCAACGCGCTGGGCATCCTGATCTTCGTCGCCCAGGTGCCGCACCTCGTGGACGTGCCCTGGCTGGTCTACCCGCTGTTCGCCCTCACGGTGCTGATCGTGCTCGGCCTCCCCCGGTTCACCAAGGTTGTGCCCGCGCCCCTCGTGGCCATCGTGGTCGTCACCGCGATCGCCATGCTCGCCCACCTCGCCGTGCCCACCGTGGGCGACCAGGGCGACGTCTCCGGCGGCCTGCCCGGCATCACGCCGCTCCTCGTGCCGCTGAACCTGGAGACCCTGCAGATCATCTGGCCCACCGCCCTGAGCGTGGCGTTCGTGGGCTTGGTGGAGACCCTGCTCACCGCCAAGCTCGTCGACGACATCACCGACACCCGCTCAGCCAAGGGCCGGGAGGCCTGGGCGCTCGGCATCGCGAACATGCTCGCGGGGCTGTACGGCGGCATCGCCGGCTGCGCCATGATCGGCCAGACCGTCGTGAATGTGAAGCTCGGCCGGGCCCGCACCCGCATCTCCACCTTCGTCGCCGGGGTCTTCCTGCTGCTGCTGGTCACCGCACTCAGCGGCCTCATGGAGCAGATCCCCATGGTGGCCCTTGCGGCCGTGATGATGATAGTGGCCATCACCACCGTCAACTGGCACAGCGTGCGCCCGGCGACGCTCAAGCGGATGCCCGTGCCCGAGACCGTCGTGATGCTCACCACGGTCGCCGTTGTCGTGGCCACCCACAACCTGGCCATCGGCATCGTGGCGGGCGTGGTGCTGGCCATGGTGCTCTTCGCCCGGCGGGTGGCGCACGTGGTGAAGGTGGAGCGGGTTCTGGCCGGCGACGGCCTGTCGGTGCGTTACGCGGTGAGCGGCCCGCTTTTCTTCGGCAGCAGCAACGACCTCGTCGAGCAGTTCTCCTACGGTGTCGACCCCGCGGTGGTCGACGTCGACCTCGCCCAGGCGCAGATCTGGGACGCCTCGACCGTGGCCGTGCTCGACTCGGTGGAGACCAAGTACCGCCAACACGGCGCCACCGTCACCTTCCACGGCCTCGACGAGCGCAGCCGGGCCATGCACGGCCGGCTCACGGGACAGCTGTAGGGAGAGCGGCTACGCCCCGGCGAAGAAGGCCGTGATCGCCGCAGAGAGCGAGAACGGGTCGTTCACGTGCGCCAGCTCCCGGGCCGAGTGCATCGACAGCAGCGGCACACCCACGTCCACGGTACGGATGCCCAGCCGGGTGGCGGTGAGCGGCCCGATGGTGGAGCCGCAGGGCACGGTGTTGTTCGACACGAACTCCTGGTACGGCACGCCGGCGGCGGCGCTGCAGCGCGCCCAGAGGGCCGCGCCCGCCGCATCCGTGGCGTAACGCTGGTTGCCGTTGATCTTCAACAGCGGGCCACGCCCGGCCAGGGGCAGGTTCGCCGGGTCGTGCCGCTCCGGGTAGTTGGGGTGCACCGAGTGGCCGGCGTCGGCCGAGACGCACCAGGAGTCGGCGAAGGCGCGCAGCCGCTCGGACACCGTGGCGCCGAGGTCGTCGCCGATACGGCTGAGGATGTCCTCGAGCATCGGCCCGCTCGCGCCGGAGCGGGACTGCGACCCGAGCTCCTCGTGGTCGAAGGCCGCCAGCACGCTGATCGCCTCGTCGTTCTCGGAGACCTCGAGCAGGGCGGTGAGGCCGGCGTGCACCGAGGTGAGGTTGTCCATCCGGCCGGCGGCGAACAGCTCGTTGTCGAGCCCGAACCGGGCCGGCGGGTTGGTGTCGGCGGTGAGGATGTCGTAGCCGGCGACATCGGCACCGTCCACCCCGGCGAGCGCGGCGAGGTGCCCGATCAGGTCGGCCTGACGCAGGTCCCCCACGCCGAAGACCGGGTTGAGGTGCCGCTGCCGGTCGAGGCTGAGCGCCTCGTTGGCGGTGCGGTCCAGGTGCACGGCCAGCTGCGGGATGCGCAGGAACGGGCCGGTGCGCACGAGGTGCTCGACCCCGTCGGTGGTGACCAGGCGGCCGGCGAGTTCGAGTTCCCGGTCGAGCCAGGAGTTGGCCAGCGGCCCGCCGTAGACCTCCACGCCGGCCTGCAGCCAGCCGTAGGAGCCGGTGGTGGGCTTGGGCTTGAGCTTGAACCCGGGCGAGTCGGTGTGTGCGCCGAGGATGCGGAACGGCGTGGTGGGCTGCGCCCCGGTGGGCTGCACCCACGCGACGATGGCGCCGTCCCGCACCACGTAGTACCGGCCGGCGCGGCCGGGGCCCCGGCCCGGGTCGACCTCCGACCAGTCGTCGGCCTCGTCGCGCCGCACGAACCCGGCGGCGGCCAGCCGGCTGGCCGCCTCTGCGGCCGCATGGTAGGACGAGGGCGACGCCGTGATGAAGCCCGCGAGGTCGTCGATATATGCCGAAAGCGAAGTCATTCCTCCATCCTCTCGCAGCTTGGCCGGCCGCACCTCGACAAGGTGCCCGTGCGGTGCAACTCTCAGGAGCGTGAGGGTATGACTGGAGGCTGACGTGTACGAAACGGACCCGTGGGTGCTGCGCTTCGACGGGTTCGACCCCGCCGCCGAGGGCCACCGCGAGGCCCTCTGCACGCTGGGCAACGGCTACTGGGGCACCCGGGGTGCCGCGCCGGAGGCCCGCACCGATGCCGTGCACTACCCCGGCACCTACCTCGCCGGCGTCTACAACCCGCTCAGCACCGAGGTGCACCTGGGCGAGGCCGTCGGCGACGTGCTCGGCGACACGCTCGGCACGGCCGGCGGACCGGGCATCCGCACCCCGTTCGAACCTCCGGCCGAGGGCCCGGCGCCGGGCGGACGGGCCGCCCACGTGCGGAACGACGAACACATGGTGAACGCGCCGAACTGGCTCCCGCTCTGGTTCCGCACCGGCGGCGGTCCCGGCAGCAGCAGCGTGGGCGACTTCTCCGCCCCCGACACGGGCTGGTTCCATCCGGAGACCGCCGAGCTCCTCGAGTACCGCCAGGAACTGGACCTGCGCCGGGGCCTGCTCTCCCGCGTGCTGCGCTACCGGGATACCCGCGGCCACGTCACCCGGGTGCAGAGCCGCCGCTTCGTCTCCCAGGCCTCCCCGCACGTCGCCGTGCTCGAGACCACCTTCACGGCGGAGGACTGGTCGGGGCCGCTCACCGTGCGCTCGGCCATCGACGGGCGGGTCGCCAACCGCAATGTGGCCGCCGACAGGCTGCTGGCCCACCTGCACCTGATGCCGCGCACGGCCCGCGAGCTCAACGAGGACTCGGTGCTCCTCGAGGTCGAGACGACCCGGTCGGGCATCCACATCGCCATGGCCGCCCGCACCCGGGCCTACGCCGGCACCGGTGCCGGGCAGGTGCGCCTGGAACCCGCCCGCCGGTTCCTCACCGACTCCAGCCGCTGGGTCGCGCACGAGTTCGACCTCGCCCTCGAACGCGGCGTTCCGCTGCGGGTCGAGAAGGTCGTGGTGGTCAGCACCTCCCGGGACCGGGCCGTGGTCTCGGCGCCCACGGCAGTGGCCACCTGGCTGGCCCGCATCGACGAACCGCTGTCCCTGCTGGCCGCGCACGAGCGCGAGTGGCAGATCCTCTGGGACGAGTTCGCGGTGCACCTGCACAGCGGGGCGCACCAGTCGCTCGCGCTGAACCTGAACACCTTCCACGTGCTGCAGACCGTGGCCGCTGTGGACGCCGACCTCGACGCGGGCGTTCCTGCCAGGGGCCTGCACGGCGAGGGCTACCGCGGGCACGTGTTCTGGGACGAGGTGTTCGTCTACCCCGTACTCACCCTGCGCCGGCCCGACCTCAGCCGGGCGCTGCTCGGGTACCGGTACCGGCGGCTCGGCGAGGCCCGGGCTGCAGCCAGAGCGGCCGGGCACGAGGGCGCGCGCTTCCCCTGGCAGAGCGGCATCGACGGGCGCGACGTCACCCCCACCGAACTGTTCAACCCGCGCACCAACCGGTGGATGCCCGACCACTCCGGCCTGCAGCACCACGTCGGCCTTGCCCTGGCCTACAGCGTCTGGGGCTACTACCAGGCCACCGGGGACGTGGACTACCTCATCGAGCAGGGCGCCGAGCTTCTGCTGGAGATCGCCCGGTTCTTCGCGAGCCTCACCGAGTACGACGAGACCGACGACCGCTACGACATCGGCGGCACCATGGGGCCCGACGAGTTCCACGACGGCCTGCCCGGGCACCCCGGCGAGGGCCTGCGGAACAACGCGTACACGAACATCTTCGCCGCGTGGGTGCTGCGCCGGGCCGTGGACACCGTCGCCCTGCTCGAGGGCCGCTCCTGCCGGCCGCTCTGGAACCGGCTGCGGTTGCGCCCGGACGAGGTGGACACCTGGGAGACCATCGGCCGCCGGCTGCGGGTGCCCTTCCACGCCGACGGGGTGATCAGCCAGTTCGAGGGCTACGAGAACCTCCCCGAACTGGATTGGGACCGCTACCGGGCCCAGTACGGCGCCCACGACGGGTCGCTCGGGCGCCTGGACCTGATCCTCAACGCCGAGGGTGACAGCACCAACAACTACCGGGTCGCCAAGCAGGCCGATGTGCTCATGCTGCTCTACCTGTTCTCCGCCGAGGAGCTGCGGGAGCTGATCGAGGAACTCGGCTACTCACTCTCCCCCGACCTGATCCGGCGCACCGTGGACTTCTACCGTCAGCGGTCCACGCACGGGTCGACGCTGAGCAACGTCGTGCATTCCTGGGTGGACGCCCGCGCCGACCGGGAACGGTCCTGGACCTCGCTCTGTGCGGCACTGGACAGCGACATCGGCGACATCCAGGGCGGCACCACCCACGAGGGCATCCACCTGGGCGCCATGGCCGGCTCCGTCGACATGGTCGTGCGCTGCTACACGGGGCTGGAGATCCGGGACGACATGCTCTGGTTGCACCCGGTGCTGCCCACCCAGTTGGACAAGATCGCCTTCAGCATCAACTACCGGGAGCAGCCGATCCGACTGGAGGTCACTCCGGGCAACCTGCGGTTGCAGCTGCCCAGTGGTGGGGCGCGGCCGATCCGGGTGCGGGTCGAGGGCCGGGAGGCGCAGCTCTACCCGGGCCAGACCCACGACTTCCTGCTGAGCCCGCCGGAGAGCAGCCCGCCGGCGAGCCCGGCAGGCGAAGGCACTGTCAGCGGCCACCGTTAGCCTGAGGGCATGGCCAGAAACATCGCGACCTCCACCACCGTCCCCCTGTCCGAGATGCTCGCGTTCGTGCGCCCCCGGCACCGGATGCTCCTGGCCACCACCCGCACCGACGGCCGGCCGCAGATGTCGCCGGTCTCCGGCGGCGTCGACGACGAGGGCCGCATCGTGATCTCCTCGTATCCGTCTCGGGCGAAGACCCGCAACGCCGAACGCGACCCGCAGACCTCGGTGCTGGTGCTCTCGGACGAGTGGGACGGCGCCTGGGTGCAGGTGGACGGCACGGCCGAGATCCTGCACATGCCCGAGGCCGGCGACGGCCTGGTCGACTACTTCCGCTGCGTAGCCGGCGAGCACCCGAACTGGGACGAGTACCGGGAGGCCATGACGCTGCAGGACAAATCGCTCATCCGCATCACCCCCACCAGGTGGAGCCCGATTGCCACGGGCGGCTTCCCGGCCGACGTCGCCGCCCGGCTCGACGCACTGTGACCAGCAGCTCCGTGACGGCCACCAGGACCGCCGCCCTCGAGATCCTGCGCACCCTCGTCGGCCGGCCGGACGCCGACTTCCACGAGGGCCAGTACGAGGCCATCGAAACTCTCGTCGA
It includes:
- the menC gene encoding o-succinylbenzoate synthase, with translation MRIENIELRRVSLPLVRPFRTSFGTITEREITLVHVSTADAEGWAECAAEVRPLYSSEFIDASDLVIRDHLIPRLQAAGDALTAELVGRTLAPVKGHQMSKAVLEAAILDAQLRTAGQSFGGYLGAVHDRVPAGVSVGIMDSLHELLEAVAGYLAQGYLRIKLKIEPGWDLAPVRAVREMFGPGLLLQVDANTAYTLADARHLARLDPFDLLLIEQPLGERDLLGHAALARIIQTPVCLDESIESAADAAAAISLGACSIINVKPSRVGGYLEARRIHDVAAAHGVPVWCGGMLETGIGRAANVALAGLPNFVLPGDTSASDRYYAQDLTAPFVLEDGHLRVPTGPGTGVEVLPDVLATVTRSRQDIRF
- a CDS encoding glycoside hydrolase family 65 protein; this encodes MYETDPWVLRFDGFDPAAEGHREALCTLGNGYWGTRGAAPEARTDAVHYPGTYLAGVYNPLSTEVHLGEAVGDVLGDTLGTAGGPGIRTPFEPPAEGPAPGGRAAHVRNDEHMVNAPNWLPLWFRTGGGPGSSSVGDFSAPDTGWFHPETAELLEYRQELDLRRGLLSRVLRYRDTRGHVTRVQSRRFVSQASPHVAVLETTFTAEDWSGPLTVRSAIDGRVANRNVAADRLLAHLHLMPRTARELNEDSVLLEVETTRSGIHIAMAARTRAYAGTGAGQVRLEPARRFLTDSSRWVAHEFDLALERGVPLRVEKVVVVSTSRDRAVVSAPTAVATWLARIDEPLSLLAAHEREWQILWDEFAVHLHSGAHQSLALNLNTFHVLQTVAAVDADLDAGVPARGLHGEGYRGHVFWDEVFVYPVLTLRRPDLSRALLGYRYRRLGEARAAARAAGHEGARFPWQSGIDGRDVTPTELFNPRTNRWMPDHSGLQHHVGLALAYSVWGYYQATGDVDYLIEQGAELLLEIARFFASLTEYDETDDRYDIGGTMGPDEFHDGLPGHPGEGLRNNAYTNIFAAWVLRRAVDTVALLEGRSCRPLWNRLRLRPDEVDTWETIGRRLRVPFHADGVISQFEGYENLPELDWDRYRAQYGAHDGSLGRLDLILNAEGDSTNNYRVAKQADVLMLLYLFSAEELRELIEELGYSLSPDLIRRTVDFYRQRSTHGSTLSNVVHSWVDARADRERSWTSLCAALDSDIGDIQGGTTHEGIHLGAMAGSVDMVVRCYTGLEIRDDMLWLHPVLPTQLDKIAFSINYREQPIRLEVTPGNLRLQLPSGGARPIRVRVEGREAQLYPGQTHDFLLSPPESSPPASPAGEGTVSGHR
- a CDS encoding MerR family transcriptional regulator translates to MRMAELSATSGIPVATIKYYLREGLLPAGERSGPNQSLYGPEHLRRLRVIRGLLEVGGLSVAAAHQVIDAIDSDLGLAHTFDIAQRTVSPLIDPATLSADAVAQVDEALSGWHVSPENPGRLAAARVLQTFAELGQPDLSGWVPGYAAAALAVAEADLDEIDVRDDRESKTEMVVIGTVLGDALFAGLRRAAQEHVTSTRYAGGAR
- a CDS encoding M18 family aminopeptidase; protein product: MTSLSAYIDDLAGFITASPSSYHAAAEAASRLAAAGFVRRDEADDWSEVDPGRGPGRAGRYYVVRDGAIVAWVQPTGAQPTTPFRILGAHTDSPGFKLKPKPTTGSYGWLQAGVEVYGGPLANSWLDRELELAGRLVTTDGVEHLVRTGPFLRIPQLAVHLDRTANEALSLDRQRHLNPVFGVGDLRQADLIGHLAALAGVDGADVAGYDILTADTNPPARFGLDNELFAAGRMDNLTSVHAGLTALLEVSENDEAISVLAAFDHEELGSQSRSGASGPMLEDILSRIGDDLGATVSERLRAFADSWCVSADAGHSVHPNYPERHDPANLPLAGRGPLLKINGNQRYATDAAGAALWARCSAAAGVPYQEFVSNNTVPCGSTIGPLTATRLGIRTVDVGVPLLSMHSARELAHVNDPFSLSAAITAFFAGA
- a CDS encoding oxygenase MpaB family protein — encoded protein: MSRFAESRVARGFVNSWRSHLLVTLSGNDEGRPAWVGTMEKGDDAGFFGPGSASWAVHGGMATMVAGIRALLMQTLHPGAMAGVHDWSRYREDPLGRLSGTIQWLVTVTFAATEQAEQESGRVGKFHARVAGRYVDARGVEREYSAGDPELLSWVHVVFTDAFLASHRLWGGPIPGGADAYVREWATAGELVGVQGAPRSDAELSAQLKAFSDAGVLMGGDRVAEAVRFIRKPPLRRGMLPFYRIMFAGAVASIPVEYRRMLGLRRSPFPVVWATGAVLGLVRVLLGASSTSEDAARARISRLESAGSVAGSTGA
- a CDS encoding SulP family inorganic anion transporter, whose translation is MPQRPTIATSSAAASIPTPPTVRATLRSPKALSVEVLAGVVTTLALIPEVISFSIIAGVDPKVSLIASVVLAVSMSFLGGRSAMITAAAGAVALVVAPLVKDHGVEYLLPAVLLAGLVQILFGVTGLARLMRFIPRSVMIGFVNALGILIFVAQVPHLVDVPWLVYPLFALTVLIVLGLPRFTKVVPAPLVAIVVVTAIAMLAHLAVPTVGDQGDVSGGLPGITPLLVPLNLETLQIIWPTALSVAFVGLVETLLTAKLVDDITDTRSAKGREAWALGIANMLAGLYGGIAGCAMIGQTVVNVKLGRARTRISTFVAGVFLLLLVTALSGLMEQIPMVALAAVMMIVAITTVNWHSVRPATLKRMPVPETVVMLTTVAVVVATHNLAIGIVAGVVLAMVLFARRVAHVVKVERVLAGDGLSVRYAVSGPLFFGSSNDLVEQFSYGVDPAVVDVDLAQAQIWDASTVAVLDSVETKYRQHGATVTFHGLDERSRAMHGRLTGQL
- a CDS encoding PPOX class F420-dependent oxidoreductase; this translates as MARNIATSTTVPLSEMLAFVRPRHRMLLATTRTDGRPQMSPVSGGVDDEGRIVISSYPSRAKTRNAERDPQTSVLVLSDEWDGAWVQVDGTAEILHMPEAGDGLVDYFRCVAGEHPNWDEYREAMTLQDKSLIRITPTRWSPIATGGFPADVAARLDAL